From the Pirellulales bacterium genome, one window contains:
- a CDS encoding lipoate--protein ligase family protein, which produces MIRLLDYTAAMPALDLAIDEALLEVAEQQGSTCDQLRLWESVSPAVILGRSSRAGVEALPDACHEQGIPILRRTSGGCAIVAGPGCLMFSLVLSLERRPELRSIDEAHRFVLGKLAAALGGRVAGVRRAGTSDLVIERGGRALKFSGNSLRVRRTHLLYHGTLLHRFPLDLAASCLAAPPREPEYRAGRSHGEFLTNLPLAGDELRGLVVGAFEASGLAELPPLALAKQLLLEKYSQHDWNFRL; this is translated from the coding sequence ATGATACGGCTTCTCGATTACACCGCCGCTATGCCCGCGCTCGACCTGGCGATTGACGAAGCGCTGCTGGAAGTGGCGGAGCAGCAAGGTTCGACGTGCGACCAATTGCGCCTATGGGAATCGGTGTCTCCAGCGGTGATTTTGGGGCGCTCGTCGCGGGCGGGGGTGGAAGCATTGCCGGATGCGTGCCATGAACAAGGCATTCCGATCCTGCGACGGACTAGCGGGGGGTGCGCGATTGTGGCCGGGCCGGGCTGTTTAATGTTTTCGCTGGTGCTCAGTCTCGAACGTCGGCCGGAGTTGCGCTCGATCGACGAGGCGCATCGCTTTGTGCTGGGCAAGTTGGCCGCTGCGCTTGGCGGCCGCGTGGCTGGCGTGCGCCGCGCCGGCACCAGCGATCTGGTGATCGAGCGCGGCGGGCGAGCGCTCAAGTTCTCTGGCAACAGTCTTCGCGTGCGGCGGACGCACCTGTTGTATCACGGCACGTTATTGCATCGGTTTCCGCTCGATCTGGCGGCGAGTTGTCTGGCGGCGCCGCCGCGCGAGCCTGAGTACCGTGCGGGGCGGAGCCACGGCGAGTTCTTAACAAATCTGCCACTGGCGGGCGATGAGTTGCGCGGCTTGGTGGTTGGCGCATTCGAGGCGAGCGGCCTGGCCGAACTGCCACCACTTGCGCTGGCGAAACAGCTTTTGCTTGAGAAGTATTCTCAACACGACTGGAACTTTAGACTGTAG